A stretch of the Microcebus murinus isolate Inina chromosome 6, M.murinus_Inina_mat1.0, whole genome shotgun sequence genome encodes the following:
- the ISCA2 gene encoding iron-sulfur cluster assembly 2 homolog, mitochondrial isoform X1, which translates to MAAALGLSLKAAALRVITPWPKGRLLASSLGRKSSWEASSSRPEAGEGQIRLTDSCVQRLLEITEGSEFLRLQVEGGGCSGFQYKFSLDTVINPDDRVFEQGGARVVVDSDSLAFVKGAQVDFSQELIRSSFQVLNNPQAQQGCSCGSSFSVKL; encoded by the exons ATGGCGGCCGCCCTGGGGTTGTCCCTGAAGGCTGCGGCCCTGAGAGTGATCACCCCCTGGCCGAAGGGCAG GCTTCTCGCGTCCTCCCTAGGACGTAAGTCGAGTTGGGAAGCGTCATCCTCCAGGCCCGAGGCAGGCGAAGGACAGATCCGCCTCACGGACAGCTGCGTCCAG AGGCTTCTGGAAATCACCGAAGGGTCAGAATTCCTCAGGCTGCAAGTGGAGGGAGGTGGATGCTCCGGATTCCAATACAAATTTTCACTGGATACAGTTATCAACCCCGACGACAG GGTATTTGAACAGGGTGGGGCAAGAGTGGTGGTTGACTCTGATAGCTTGGCCTTCGTGAAAGGAGCCCAGGTGGACTTCAGCCAAGAACTGATCCGAAGCTCATTTCAAGTGTTGAACAATCCTCAAGCACAGCAAGGCTGCTCCTGTGGGTCATCCTTCTCTGTTAAACTTTGA
- the ISCA2 gene encoding iron-sulfur cluster assembly 2 homolog, mitochondrial isoform X2 has product MAAALGLSLKAAALRVITPWPKGRLLASSLGRKSSWEASSSRPEAGEGQIRLTDSCVQRLLEITEGSEFLRLQVEGGGCSGFQYKFSLDTVINPDDRQGGRGYLNRVGQEWWLTLIAWPS; this is encoded by the exons ATGGCGGCCGCCCTGGGGTTGTCCCTGAAGGCTGCGGCCCTGAGAGTGATCACCCCCTGGCCGAAGGGCAG GCTTCTCGCGTCCTCCCTAGGACGTAAGTCGAGTTGGGAAGCGTCATCCTCCAGGCCCGAGGCAGGCGAAGGACAGATCCGCCTCACGGACAGCTGCGTCCAG AGGCTTCTGGAAATCACCGAAGGGTCAGAATTCCTCAGGCTGCAAGTGGAGGGAGGTGGATGCTCCGGATTCCAATACAAATTTTCACTGGATACAGTTATCAACCCCGACGACAGGcaaggaggaaggg GGTATTTGAACAGGGTGGGGCAAGAGTGGTGGTTGACTCTGATAGCTTGGCCTTCGTGA
- the NPC2 gene encoding NPC intracellular cholesterol transporter 2, with product MSFLDAAFLVLALSTAAQAEPVQFKDCGSMVGVIKEVNVSPCSTQPCQLSKGQSYSINVTFTSNTPSKSSKAFVHGIIMGVPVPFPIPEPDGCKSGISCPIQKDKTYSYVNKLPVKGEYPSIKLVVEWELRDDQDRRLFCWEIPIQIKS from the exons ATGAGTTTCCTGGACGCTGCATTTCTGGTCCTGGCGCTCAGCACCGCCGCCCAGGCCGAGCCCGTGCAGTTCAAGGACTGCG gtTCTATGGTTGGAGTTATAAAGGAAGTGAATGTGAGCCCATGCTCCACCCAGCCTTGCCAACTGAGCAAAGGACAGTCTTACAGTATCAATGTCACCTTCACCAGCA ataCTCCATCTAAAAGTAGCAAAGCCTTTGTGCATGGCATCATAATGGGTGTCCCAGTTCCCTTTCCCATTCCTGAGCCTGATGGTTGTAAGAGTGGCATCAGCTGCCCCATCCAAAAAGACAAGACCTACAGCTACGTGAATAAACTACCCGTGAAGGGTGAATACCCCTCC atAAAACTGGTGGTGGAGTGGGAACTTCGTGATGACCAAGACCGACGTCTCTTCTGCTGGGAAATCCCAATACAGATCAAAAGCTAG